In the Terriglobia bacterium genome, one interval contains:
- a CDS encoding NAD(P)/FAD-dependent oxidoreductase: protein MGSHDAIVVGSGPNGLAAAIRLAQAGLSVLVLEAQPRIGGGAQTMELTLPGFLHDVCSAVHPLAASSPFFSSLPLPSHGLQWIQPPLALAHPLDDGTAAILSRSMEETCGPLGSDADQYCRLMSPLAANWSDLIQDVLGPPRAPRHPLTLARFGWNAWRDVKSLAGRFRGPHAKALLAGIAAHSMLPLERGPSAAFALLLGAAGHAVGWPIARGGSQAIANALAGHLRSLGGEIRTGESVKSVEELAAAKVILCDVSPRQLLAMAGARIRPRYRRCLEQFEYGPGVYKVDWALAGPIPWTAKVCHAAGTVHLGGTFEEIENSERAIWRGEIDPHPFVILSQPSSFDPSRAPGSKHVAWAYCHVPNGSTVEMVETIENQIERFAPGFRRLVLARHTMDPAALERHNPNLVGGSINGGAQTYRQAILRPSYKLYGTSARGIYLCSASTPPGGGVHGMCGYYAAQKALRDLS from the coding sequence GTGGGTAGCCATGACGCAATCGTCGTAGGCTCTGGGCCAAACGGGCTGGCCGCTGCCATCCGGCTGGCGCAGGCGGGTCTATCGGTGCTGGTGCTCGAAGCTCAGCCTCGCATCGGCGGAGGGGCCCAGACCATGGAACTGACGCTGCCGGGTTTTCTGCATGATGTCTGCTCGGCGGTGCATCCTCTTGCCGCAAGTTCCCCTTTTTTCAGCTCACTTCCGCTGCCGTCCCATGGATTGCAATGGATTCAGCCACCACTGGCGCTCGCACACCCGCTTGACGATGGTACGGCGGCCATCCTGTCGAGGTCCATGGAAGAAACCTGCGGGCCGCTCGGGTCTGACGCTGACCAATATTGCCGATTGATGTCGCCTCTGGCTGCGAACTGGTCTGATCTTATTCAGGATGTGCTGGGGCCGCCGCGGGCTCCGAGGCATCCCCTGACCCTGGCGCGCTTTGGCTGGAATGCCTGGCGGGACGTCAAGAGTTTGGCCGGAAGGTTCAGAGGCCCGCACGCCAAGGCCCTCCTTGCAGGTATTGCCGCCCACTCCATGCTTCCTCTGGAGCGCGGCCCCAGCGCCGCCTTTGCCTTATTGTTGGGGGCCGCCGGACACGCGGTTGGCTGGCCCATCGCGCGCGGTGGGTCACAGGCCATTGCAAATGCCCTGGCCGGTCATCTGCGCTCCCTGGGTGGCGAGATCCGAACCGGGGAAAGCGTGAAGAGCGTGGAGGAACTGGCGGCGGCCAAGGTCATCCTGTGCGATGTGTCGCCACGCCAACTTCTCGCGATGGCTGGCGCCCGGATCAGGCCTCGCTACCGCCGGTGCCTGGAGCAATTTGAGTACGGCCCTGGGGTATACAAGGTTGACTGGGCGCTTGCAGGACCGATTCCGTGGACGGCCAAGGTCTGCCATGCAGCAGGCACGGTCCATCTGGGAGGAACGTTTGAAGAAATTGAGAATTCAGAAAGAGCAATTTGGCGGGGCGAGATCGATCCTCATCCGTTCGTCATTCTGTCGCAACCCTCTTCATTCGATCCAAGCCGCGCTCCGGGTTCCAAACACGTCGCCTGGGCCTACTGCCATGTTCCAAACGGATCCACTGTGGAGATGGTTGAGACCATCGAGAACCAGATCGAGCGTTTCGCGCCAGGGTTCCGCCGGCTGGTTCTTGCCCGCCACACCATGGACCCTGCCGCGCTCGAGCGCCACAATCCAAATCTGGTCGGAGGCAGCATCAACGGCGGCGCTCAGACCTACAGGCAGGCTATTCTGCGGCCGAGCTACAAGTTGTATGGGACTTCTGCACGAGGGATTTATCTCTGTTCGGCTTCGACTCCTCCCGGCGGGGGCGTGCATGGCATGTGCGGCTATTACGCGGCTCAAAAAGCTCTGCGCGATCTAAGCTAA